From the genome of Halobacteriovorax marinus SJ:
AAGAGAGTGCACCTTATTTTTAAAAGACTGACCAATTCTAAGTGCGAGTGTCTCTTGGGACTCTCTATATTTATAAAAAGGGGCCTTCAATCTTACTGCATCTTCATTTCTAAAAATATTCTTTAAGTTCTCACCATTAAATTCTAGTGAAAAGAGCTTCTCTCCCGCGTCCACTTTCTCGTCAACAGGATACATCCACTCCCATGCAATATTGCAATGATAGTCTAAATCAAGTTCTATACTCTCACTCAATTGAGCTATTTCTTCATCGCTAAGAGAGAAGAATTTATAATACCAATAATCTGTTAAGTTATATTTCTTAAAAAGTGCCCCTAACGTAGCATTTAACTCTACATCCCTTCTCACTGTCGCAACGGCAATAAGAAGAACCTTTAAGAGATCCAAAGAATCTTGAAAACCTCTGTGCTCCTCGTGCTCAGCGATCTTCCAATCACAAATAAAGTTCTCCAATTTTAAAGAGGACATCTTTGGAAAGAGTAATGAGAGAAAATAGAGACTATCTTCGTAACTCTCGCGTCCTGATCCATCGTCAATGCGAGCGAAGTGATCACTTAGAAAAGATCTTTCAAATTCAGCATTATGAGCAATAAGGTGATGCCCAAAGACATCCATAACTTCTGGAGACACCACTTGCCAGCTAGGAGCATTAATTAGCATCTTAGAGTCGATTCCAGTGAGCTTCTTTATAAACTGAGAAAGCTTACCATCATACTGAACTAGAGAGCTGTACTTGCGAACAAGAGTTGTCCCTTCAAATTGCAAGTAACCCACGTCGATAATTTGGTCATAACTCGGATCAATTCCAGTTGTCTCAATATCGATAACGGCCCAACGACCAAGGGGATGTGTCATGTGTGTCTCCGAAAAATAACATCAGTTTATGTGTGATAAATGCTCATAGATATTGGCAATATCATCATTTTATTTTAGTCTGTGAAGCTTAAATGACAAGGAATCCGTATGAGCAGTGCGCCAATTTTTCAAATTCAATCGATTTTGATTTTATCTCTTATGATATTAGGTGTTTACCTAAGAAGAATGAGAAAGACGCACGTTAAGATTATGTCCACAGTTATTATCTGGGACTTACTTCTCATTTTACAAATCGAATTCACAAGAAGTGCCATTCTAAAGGCCTCAAAAGTCATGACTAATCCAACGATGCTAAAGATTCACCTCTTCTTCGCAATTGGCTCAGTTATTTTATATATACTTATGGTATTATCAGGAAGAAAACTTCTCTCTGGTGATATCAGTGTACGACCAAGACACAAAAAGCTTGGTTGGACGACCCTGATCTTTAGAATCATGACTTTGGTTACAAGTTATTGGGCAGTCGCAAAATAGAGAATTTATAAAGAAGGAAATAAAATGAATTTTGAAGAATTAAAGGCCCTTATTCAATCACATATTGAAGACGCTAAAGTTCAAGTGACAGATCTTACGGGAACTCAAGATCACCTAGGACTTCTCGTGGTTAGTGATGTCTTTAAAGGTAAGATGCTAATTGCACAACACCAAATCATTATGGATATTTTAAAAGAGAAATTAAAACAAGAAATTCATGCAGTTCAAATTAAGACAATGACTCATGAGCAGGCCACTAATCAAGGCATTCAAATATAAGGAGATTACTATGAGCAATGATAATCCATTTAACATTTTAGGTTCAGATAAAGTTCCTCAAGAGGGAGCAACAGCGGTTTCAGAAGAAAATAAATCAAATGATCTCAATGAGAGAATCAAGGCCCTTATTGGTTCAAGTGATATTTTTCTTTTCATGAAAGGAAATGCGGCCATGCCACAATGTGGTTTCTCTGCTAATACAATCGCGATCCTCGATGCACTAAACGTTAAGTACAATACTTTTGATATTCTATCTGACATGGATATTAGACAAGGTGTAAAAGAATTTTCAAATTGGCCAACATACCCACAACTCTACTTCAAGGGACAACTTGTTGGTGGAAATGATATTATTACTGAGATGTATCACTCAGGTGATCTCGCGCAAGTTCTTGGAGCATAAGTGGAAAAGTTTGAGAACTTAGAAGAATGGTCTCCAAAGAGAATGAGAACGCTGAGAAATAATCTCAACAATAGATTGGCCTCTTACAAGGCCTCTGGTGAAAAGGCCAAGTCACTCCAGGCCAGTCACGCTCTCTACGGTTTATCTGAAGATGACTGCAAAGAGCTCTTAAAGAGAGTGACAACACTTTTAAAATCACAGAAATAAAGAAGGGAGCAATCAGCTCCCTTTTCTTATTCTTCCATCATTGATTCATCAAACTCACAATTGTGATAAACCTTCTGAACATCATCGTTATCTTCAAGAACGTCTAAGAGCTTCATAAAGGTAGGAATATGTTTTGGATCTAATTCTTTATTAGTTGTCGCAATTCTTTCAAGTCCGGCTTCTTTCGCCTCAACACCGAGCTCAGCTAATTTATTAGAGGCATTACCAAAATCTTCCATCGCAGTAGTGACAATAATAAACTCTTCATTTTCAAAGTCTACGTCCTCTGCCCCACCGTCGATCATCTCTAACATAAAGTCATCGTTATCCATTTCCACTTGAGACTTCTCAATAGTGAATATTCCTTTGCGATCAAAGATAAATTGTAGACAGCCATCCTTACCAAGAGAGCCGTTGTACTTATTGAAGGCGGCCCTTACTGCCGAAACTGTACGAGTATTATTATCAGTAGCCGTTTCTACGAAAACCGCCACTCCATCTGGCCCATAACCTTCAAATGTTGTTTCGATATAATCATCACCACCAACACCTGAAGCCTTATCGATGGCCCTTTGAATTGTATCTTTTGGAAGGTTTTGTCCTCTAGCATTTTGTAGGGCAAGTCTGAGTCTTGGATTCATTTCCGGATCAGATCCCCCGCCAGTTTTAACGGCAACCGTTATCTCTTTAATTAGCTTAGTAAAAATCTTCCCTCTTTTTGCATCCTGAGCGCCTTTTCTATGTCTAATATTCGCCCATTTACTATGACCTGCCACAGTGAACTCTCCTCATTGATTTATTAGGGTTAGGATACTAGCAAAAAGCTAACAAAAAGAAAAATCATGGAATCTAGAAAGGCTATTTACTAGAGAGCTCTTTTTCGATCTCTTTGATGAGATCATCTAAATCAAAGGGCTTAGAAAAGAACTTCTTAGCTCCAGCGTCAATTGCATCTTTAATTGAGATATCGGCCTGTCCTGAGACAAAGAAGAAATCTGGTCTAGTTTCAGCGGCCATTGTATTGACTTCATCTAATACGGCCATACCGTTACCATTTGGCATCTTATAATCTGAAACAATTATATCGAATTGGTGAGAGCGCAGCTTACTAATTGCATCATTACCGCAATCAGCAGTCATCGTCTGATAGCCGTAGTAGTTAAACTCCTCTTCCATCAGCTCTAAAATATCTGGTTCATCATCGACAATGAGAACTCTAAAATTACTTCTCTCAATCATATCAATTTATATTACTCGGTAATGCTATTTTTGAAAACCTTTGAGGTAAGAAAAATTACCATGACAGATATCATTAACGCAACGAGACCAAAGTTAAAAATAAAATAAACGCAATACGCAAACCCACGTATTAGAGCCTGTAGCCAAGGTCTCTCAATTATAAATGGGACATATTGCGGCGCAGTCTCATAATAGAAGTCTACAAAGCTCTGGCCTAATTTTACCTTAAGGAGATAATGATCGCGAATATAGCGGAAGTAATTGAGAACATAGTGCTGCTCCATAAAGCCAGCAGAAATAAAGTAACATTGATTCTTCTCAAGGAATTCTGCGATCTCTAACGGTGTCCCGCTAAGTGGCGAAGCAAGTGGAGTATAGAATCCATAGAAGTCCCTTACAGCAAAGGAAATATTATAAGTTCTTCCGTTTGAAAGATTCTTGGCCTCAAATAGGCCACTGGACTGAGGTGTCACATCATCGTCTATAGAAAGGATTTCGTTGATTCCCGCCTGTCCAAATTTACTATTGAAGCTACTGACATCAAAAATAGCTATATCTCTATAATCATTTTGAATCGCAGACACTGTGTAATTGAGTTTTAATCTTTGGTCACCTTTTTCAATAGATGTTAAGGCCGTAGTGACTGTGGATTCATAGACTCTTCCACTAATATTGAGCTCTACAAATAGACCGTCACTACCACTAGTAGGATCCGAGATTGAAGTATCAACACCGGCCTGAGAAAGATAGAGGTAAGAGCTTACAGTCACTGGTGCTGAGAGTGCTCCCGCACAATCGATCTCCGTTGAGTTACAGATCGTCGCGATTGAGAAGCTTGAAATAACATCTTCACAAGTAGAACTTGTAGAACACCCAATAGTTGAGCGCCCAACAAAGAGATAATTGGTGCTTGAGTCATCTTTGACATAGAGAGTTGGATAGAGAACATTTACACTATCCGTATTTACGATATCAATTGTTGTATTGAGCGTTTGAGTACTATTAGATTTAAAGAGTGCTGTCTTTAGAATATGATTATCTGATTGAGTTGTTCCAGAGCCAGAGAGCGGTATATAGAGCTTGAGTGGCGCACTTGATGAAGTTCCGTCTCCACCCAAAGTATTATAAACGGAATAAATATTTCCGACATTAACTACCGGCTCGGTAGTATCGCTTAGTCGCACAGTGCTAGCGAATGTATTAACCGAAAATAAGATTGCAAAGAGTGTTATAAGATATTTTTTCATCTTATTGATTATCTCAGTAATTTACGACTTTCGTCAAATTTATTGCTCTTGTCAGCTAAAGCTAAGCATGGAATATTACTTAATTATGAAAAGATACATCTTTATACTCTCTCTCTTATTTCTTCAGTCGTGCTTAAAGCCCGATGAAGTTGAAAATAAATCTCATGTTGTTAAGTCCATGGGCGAAACTGTGGCCAAACAATATTCAGATATCCCTCACCTCTCTATTGAACAAATGCAAAGCTTAGAGAAAGACACTTATATTCTTGTAGATATAAGATCATTGCCTGAAATAGAAATTAGCTATATTCCAAACTCTTTAACGCAAAAAAAGTTTGAGCAGGAACTACCAAACTTTCAGGGCAAGAAAGTCATTGTATACAGCACCCTTGGACCGAGAAGTTCTAAGTACGTTCGTCTTCTTAGAGAAAAGAAAATTGACGCCTATAATTTGAAAGAGGGAATTCTTGGCTGGGCCCACAGAAAACTGCCTCTCTTAGAAAATGGAAAAGAAACTCTGCGCCTGCACGTCTACACTGATGCCTATAACTTCACACCAAGTGGTTATGAGGGAGTTTACAAATAAAGTCCTTAGTTTCTATTAACGGAGTTATTAGCGATCCATCTAGCGCCAAAGTCTCAGTCTTTGACAGAGGTTTCTTATATGGTGACTCCATCTATGAAGTGACCCAAACATTTAGTAGGAAGATTTTTAAGCTAGACGAACACTTTGAAAGACTTCTTTACTCTGCTGATAAAATGGAGATGCCACTCGACTTTACACTAGAGAAATTAAAAAGCGATTTAGAGAAAGTCTTAGAACAACTAGACACTGATTTTGCTTATATAAGAATTGTCGTAACTCGTGGAGAGGGAGAAATTGGTCTTGACCCTGCTCTGGCCACTAAGAATAATGTCATTATCATTGTAAAGGAATTACCTCCCAACCCTAGTTGGTGGTATGACGATGGTGTTCATATGATTATTTCTCACACTATGAGAAATCCTAAAAACGCTGTCGACCCTAGAATTAAATCTGGTAACTACCTCAATAATGTTATGGCCATGCACGAAGCCAAGAAAGCCGGCGCATTCGACGCTATTATGCTCAATGCAAAGGGAGAAATTACAGAGGCCACCACTTCAAATATCTGGATCGTTAAAGATGGCGAAGTTATTACGCCACCAATTAAGGCCGGTCTCTTAGGCGGTATTACCAGAAAGTCACTTATTCAAATTGCTAAAGATAATAAGTTAAATATTTCCGAGAGAAACTTCGATGAAGATTTTCTAAAGTCGGCAGATGAGTGCTTTCTCACTAGTACGACAAAACTCTTAGTACCCATTACTAAGATTGATAATTGTCTCATTGGAGATGGTAAACCTGGAAAGTATACGCTGCAATTATTAGATCTTTATAAGAAAGCTAATCATATTTAGGAGCACCTGTGGACAACAAGGCCCAAACAAACGCAAGACGATTACTTAGAATACTCACTGAAGATAAATATATTAAACGTAGAGCTCCATTTATTATTTCAGTGGGAGTGGTGGCTATTGTTTTAATGATTGTATCATTCTATAGAAATACCCACGCCACTAAAGAGCAATACTTAATTGGAAGGGAAGATAAATTAAACTTCAAAGATATTGATGATGCTCTCAAATCTGGGATCAATTTTGAAAAGCTTGGAAAAGAAAAAAAGCATATTCTCTTCTACCTTGGAGCAGCACCCTACTCTCTTGAGGTCTTAAGTTATTTGAAAAAGTCTGGAGTCAATCTTAAGTCCTACAACTCAAATAATCATAATGCTCTTGAAGACATCCTACTTTATCTCGACCTTGATCCAGAGGCCCTTGAAGAGAGCTTTTATACAAATATCTCGACTCTGCTAAGTTTAGACTTAAGCGTAAGTACAGAGGTTTTAAAAGAAGCTTCAAAGAAATGTGAGACGACTTCTCTTTCAACATGTCTAAAAATCGCCTTCTACTATAAGGCCATAAATAAAACGAACCACGCCAGAAGCTATGGTATGAGGGCCTGTTATACATCTAAGGAAAATCCTATTTGTGCCTTGGCCCAAAGAAATATTCTAGGGGAATAATAATGATTCAATCTAAAAGTACTCAGCAATTAACCAGAGAAGAATTAAAGCACGTACTAAGTGTGGCCAGAGGTGATGGTGAAATTGATATTCTTATAAAGAACGTTAAAATCATGGATCTAGTTAATGGAGAAATCAATGAAAGTGCCATTGCTATTGCCGGAAAAACCATTGCAGGAACAGGACTTGAATACTTAGATCAAAAGGCAAAGAGAGTTATCGATGCTAATGGTGACGTCGCTGTCCCAGGGTTTATTGATGGTCACTTACATATTGAATCATCCATGATGCATCCTTTTGAATTTGAAAGACTAACTCTCCCTCTTGGAACAACAACGGCTATCTGCGATCCACATGAAATTACAAATGTAATTGGAGACAAAGGTTTTAGCTGGTTTCTTAGATGTAGTGAATTAATGAAGCAGAACCTCTTTGTACAAGTAAGCTCATGCGTTCCCGCTCTTCCGGGGTTTGAAACAAATGGTGGACCATTTCCTCTAGAGAAAATGAAGGCCTATAAGAATCACCCTAATGTATTAGGCCTTGCAGAAATGATGAATTTCCCAGGTGTGATCAACGCCTTTGATGATGTTTTAGACAAGGTAGAAGAGTTCCAAGAGATGAATTTAGATGGGCACTGTCCACTAGTTAGGGGAAAAGACCTCAATGCCTATATCGCTGCAGGAATTCAAAATTGCCATGAAACTATCACTAGAGAAGAAGGCAAGGAAAAACTCTCCAAGGGAATGGCGCTCATAATTAGAGAAGGTTCAGTTGCCAAGAATTTAAAAACTCTAGCTCCACTAGTTACTGACTTTAACTCTTGCCAATGTCTACTTTGTACAGACGATAGAAACCCTTATGAAATTTTCAACGAGGGCCATATAAACTATCTCGTAAAAAAGATGATTAATGAAATTGGTATTGAGCCACATGTGGCCTATCGTCTAAGCTCTTACTCCGCAGCTAAGCACTTTGGACTTAAACGACTTGGTCTTATTGCCCCGGGGAAGCAGGCCGATATTGTTCTCCTAAGTGATTATAAGAATGTTGAAATTAGTGACGTCTTAATGAAAGGTCTTCCAGTGAAAGAGCACAAAGTCGAGCAATCACTTTCAAAAAATTTAGAAGAGTCTAAACCTCCAATTGAAAATACAATGAAGAGATCACCTTTGGGCGACAAAGAAATTGAGTTCAACTTTGAGCAAGGAACCTACAACGTTATCGAAATTGTAAAAGATGAAATCATCACGAATCACCTAAAAGTAAATTATGATGGTGAAAAATTTGAATTAGATGATATTAAAAAGATTTGTGTCATCGAGAGATACGGACAGAATATAAAGCCGGCGCTAGGACTGGTAAAAGGTGCAGGACTAAGCACTGGGGCGATTGCTTCATCTGTGGCCCACGACTCTCACAATATTATTGTCATTGGTGAAGATGAGAGTGATATGACTGTTGCGGCCAATAAACTCATTGAAATGGGTGGTGGATTCTGTGTTGTTAAAGACGGAAAAGTTATCGCCTCTTTAGCACTTCCAATTGCTGGGCTACTTAGCTTAGAGAGCGCTGAAGTTCTCACCGAGGGAATTATAGAACTTAAGAAGGCGTGTAAAGAAGTTAATGTTCACTTGAATGAACCTTTTATTCAAATGGCCTTCTTGGCCCTGCCAGTTATCCCATCTTTAAAAATTACTGATAAAGGCCTTGTTGATGTTACAAAGTTTGAATTTATTGATCTTAAAGACTAAAAGATGATAGAAGCGCGCACCTAAGAAGTTAGGTGCGTTCTCGATCTTTACTTACTGAATTTTCTCATTGAGAAGATGCAATAGAA
Proteins encoded in this window:
- a CDS encoding CFI-box-CTERM domain-containing protein, whose translation is MKKYLITLFAILFSVNTFASTVRLSDTTEPVVNVGNIYSVYNTLGGDGTSSSAPLKLYIPLSGSGTTQSDNHILKTALFKSNSTQTLNTTIDIVNTDSVNVLYPTLYVKDDSSTNYLFVGRSTIGCSTSSTCEDVISSFSIATICNSTEIDCAGALSAPVTVSSYLYLSQAGVDTSISDPTSGSDGLFVELNISGRVYESTVTTALTSIEKGDQRLKLNYTVSAIQNDYRDIAIFDVSSFNSKFGQAGINEILSIDDDVTPQSSGLFEAKNLSNGRTYNISFAVRDFYGFYTPLASPLSGTPLEIAEFLEKNQCYFISAGFMEQHYVLNYFRYIRDHYLLKVKLGQSFVDFYYETAPQYVPFIIERPWLQALIRGFAYCVYFIFNFGLVALMISVMVIFLTSKVFKNSITE
- the grxD gene encoding Grx4 family monothiol glutaredoxin, with translation MSNDNPFNILGSDKVPQEGATAVSEENKSNDLNERIKALIGSSDIFLFMKGNAAMPQCGFSANTIAILDALNVKYNTFDILSDMDIRQGVKEFSNWPTYPQLYFKGQLVGGNDIITEMYHSGDLAQVLGA
- a CDS encoding rhodanese-like domain-containing protein, whose product is MKRYIFILSLLFLQSCLKPDEVENKSHVVKSMGETVAKQYSDIPHLSIEQMQSLEKDTYILVDIRSLPEIEISYIPNSLTQKKFEQELPNFQGKKVIVYSTLGPRSSKYVRLLREKKIDAYNLKEGILGWAHRKLPLLENGKETLRLHVYTDAYNFTPSGYEGVYK
- the adeD gene encoding adenine deaminase; the encoded protein is MIQSKSTQQLTREELKHVLSVARGDGEIDILIKNVKIMDLVNGEINESAIAIAGKTIAGTGLEYLDQKAKRVIDANGDVAVPGFIDGHLHIESSMMHPFEFERLTLPLGTTTAICDPHEITNVIGDKGFSWFLRCSELMKQNLFVQVSSCVPALPGFETNGGPFPLEKMKAYKNHPNVLGLAEMMNFPGVINAFDDVLDKVEEFQEMNLDGHCPLVRGKDLNAYIAAGIQNCHETITREEGKEKLSKGMALIIREGSVAKNLKTLAPLVTDFNSCQCLLCTDDRNPYEIFNEGHINYLVKKMINEIGIEPHVAYRLSSYSAAKHFGLKRLGLIAPGKQADIVLLSDYKNVEISDVLMKGLPVKEHKVEQSLSKNLEESKPPIENTMKRSPLGDKEIEFNFEQGTYNVIEIVKDEIITNHLKVNYDGEKFELDDIKKICVIERYGQNIKPALGLVKGAGLSTGAIASSVAHDSHNIIVIGEDESDMTVAANKLIEMGGGFCVVKDGKVIASLALPIAGLLSLESAEVLTEGIIELKKACKEVNVHLNEPFIQMAFLALPVIPSLKITDKGLVDVTKFEFIDLKD
- a CDS encoding YebC/PmpR family DNA-binding transcriptional regulator; translated protein: MAGHSKWANIRHRKGAQDAKRGKIFTKLIKEITVAVKTGGGSDPEMNPRLRLALQNARGQNLPKDTIQRAIDKASGVGGDDYIETTFEGYGPDGVAVFVETATDNNTRTVSAVRAAFNKYNGSLGKDGCLQFIFDRKGIFTIEKSQVEMDNDDFMLEMIDGGAEDVDFENEEFIIVTTAMEDFGNASNKLAELGVEAKEAGLERIATTNKELDPKHIPTFMKLLDVLEDNDDVQKVYHNCEFDESMMEE
- a CDS encoding aminotransferase class IV — protein: MTQTFSRKIFKLDEHFERLLYSADKMEMPLDFTLEKLKSDLEKVLEQLDTDFAYIRIVVTRGEGEIGLDPALATKNNVIIIVKELPPNPSWWYDDGVHMIISHTMRNPKNAVDPRIKSGNYLNNVMAMHEAKKAGAFDAIMLNAKGEITEATTSNIWIVKDGEVITPPIKAGLLGGITRKSLIQIAKDNKLNISERNFDEDFLKSADECFLTSTTKLLVPITKIDNCLIGDGKPGKYTLQLLDLYKKANHI
- a CDS encoding BolA/IbaG family iron-sulfur metabolism protein, which gives rise to MNFEELKALIQSHIEDAKVQVTDLTGTQDHLGLLVVSDVFKGKMLIAQHQIIMDILKEKLKQEIHAVQIKTMTHEQATNQGIQI
- a CDS encoding response regulator; the encoded protein is MIERSNFRVLIVDDEPDILELMEEEFNYYGYQTMTADCGNDAISKLRSHQFDIIVSDYKMPNGNGMAVLDEVNTMAAETRPDFFFVSGQADISIKDAIDAGAKKFFSKPFDLDDLIKEIEKELSSK